The DNA segment AACGAAGCCCTTTGAtttggtcaaataaaatgcattttctgaTTTACGATTCCGGAAATACCCAAGATCCAACCACATATAATATTTTGTACCAAATATATTGAACTTTGCAGCGCGTTCAATCATGTCAAACTTAGCATGTTGTGCGCATGCGTACGCTGGAACAACCGTATTCGGATAATGTTTCGGATAACTCTTTGCACTGAATATCTTTTGTATTGTGTCAATATTTTGGAAAGCCCATGACGACGATCTTTCGATGAGAAATATATTTGTATGCTTTATGGATTCACTTCTTACTTTGAACATGTGTATTTTGAAATCTTCAGAATCCGTGTAGATTACCAATGAGTTGTTTAGGTATCGAAATGTCTTGGCCCAGTCAAAGTACAACTTCCTAGTGAAATATTGTCCTGGTGGTCCTTTTCTGAATGTTCCCAGATCAAAATATGCCGTGACAACGGTAACGTTCCCATAAATATTCTGCGTTGAATTTGGGTCAGAGTGATGATATTTCACTGAGGCATTCTGCATGTGAtcaaaatgttttacctgaaaaagtatgaaaaagtatatcttggaagaaaaaaatcatcagtttctaattttgtctTGAAAAAGATACATAGATCTATGTATCCGTGCATGTAACCGTTTAAACATTCATTCGCACTTCAAAGACGAGATGTTTCGTGCAGTCTTTTTTGTTGCGATTTTGCTCAGCTGATTAGTGCACCAAGTTAGGATAAACCTAGTAAAACGCTGTGAAATTTCATATTTCACTTCTATCCTCTTATTTTACTTAtcaatattttttacaaacattctagcataatactgctgttattgtcacgtGTCggtggtgttttaacaggagagaaaacgtctgttaacagagagattctcgcgctcacgtgctgttaaaacacctttttatatttgcacgttctgtggcaaagcgtaaacgtattacggccctaAAAGGGATAATTCAGAAGGAAATGGCGTCAACATGAAAAATCAACGTAAACTTTACCGAGcattcatggaaatttaatgacgttgagggacaatatattcatataCTTGGTTTTTACTAGAATAGATAGAATAGCGTTAGTGCAttttcttttcgtgttataacatcttcagaatccctcgggaatcgttggtatcctcgccctaccgggctcgggattctgcagatattaaaacaaaaaaaaatatgcgttatccctacagtaaAACTATAGAGAAAACGATGTTCAATAGTAGATTCCTGTTTAGATGATTGTTACATGTTGTCGCTTACCAAAGCAAGATTTCTTTCAGTAAAAGTacctatttcttttaaattttaagttgaCCTCAAGCAAAACagtataaacaagtgaatgaagtatcgccatgcaatacaaagtcccctactggaaggcacctaattttgtCTAcagcagtataacataatgaattgatatctgtcgataatgtataaacaatattgtactatatatacaatatgttataacaagacacttgtattaaaatttgtatatataaaaacctatagctGTTTTAATATAGCATTTTtagccgattatcaaaaaggtatcatataattaagttatttaaagttatctatagtaaaaaaaaatgtcatataagtCAACACAAAACTCTTTCCCAGGTAAAGATAAGTCAAACACCTAAAATTGgacgtaacatgcatgttgtaccacagaaaattggtctcgatttttccctacgacctgtaataaataagttacaatataagctatttatagaaacaacaaagggacataattctaaaaaacaagggtgcctcatggtggtgaacatttgtgccaagttacattaaaaacccaccatgcatgaacaagaaatgctccagacaaagtgaTTCTTGAATTTggcttttgacctctaagtgtgaccttaaccttagacctagggacctggtccttgtgcacaacaatccgtctcatggtagtgaacatttatgccaagttacataaaaatcactccatgcattaagaagaaatgttccagacaaagtcattctggtatctgacctttggcctctatgtatgaccttgacctttgacctagggaccaggttcttgtgcatgactctctgtctcatagtggtgaacatttgtgctaagtaatattcagatcctgttttgcatgacaaagttatagaccggacaggaaaaatgtcccattgactttgatctccaagtgtgaccttgacctttaagccagggttctgggtgttgcgcaggacacgttgtctcatcatggagaacaggTATGAcaaataatattgaaatccctttaTTGATGACAGAgctctggaccggacaggaaaaaaaaaacactactgacctttgacctccaattgtgaccttgacctttgagctaggggtccagattctgcgcatgacacgtcgtctcatcatggggaacatttgtgccaagtaatattaaaataccttcatggatggtagagttatggaccggacaggaaaaaagcctgatgacctttgacctccaattgcgaccttgatctttgagccaggggtccggggtttccacatgacacgttgtcttatcatggggaacatttgtgcctagtgatataaaaatcccttcatgaatgagttatggatcggacacgaaacagaccctgttcatgccatgttaacattttactgccaagtgtgaacttgacctttgagctaggggtctgaaagttgtgcatgacacattgtcttattatgaggtacatttgtgccaaataatattaaaatcccttcatggatgacagagttctggaccggacaggataaaaaaaacactactgacctttgacctccaattgtgaccttgacctttgagctaggggtccaggttttgcgcatgacatgtcgtgtcatcttggggaacatttgtgccaagtaatattaaaataccttcatggatggtagagttatggaccggacaggaaaaaaaagccctgttgacctttgacctccaattttgaccttgacctttaagctagaggtccgggttttgcgcttgacacgtcgtctcaacatggggaacatttgtgccaagtaatatcaaaatcccttcatggatgacagagttatggaccggacacgaaattgcggacggacggaatgacggaatgacagaatgacggacggaaaaacgCATTCCTAttgtccccgaaactggttttcaaccagtaggggactaataaatcaCGACTCTCTTTCCTGaaaaaatgcatgaatacatctttaaagtaGCTCGTTTGCTTTACAGTTCAAGGTAGGCTATGTAACTTGCCGAAGCAAATATAGAACATACAATTAAATAATGCTCAATAGCAATACatgatttataatctttagttaaGTATGCAATACTGTaaaaagtcctcaaaagaaaCCAAAGCTAAACTCTGAAAATTAGGTAATATTTAAAGGTAGCTTCCTTTTGACTTTGGCTAAAGTATTGTAAattatctgaaataaaatcaattaaacagaatattagtatcatttctttattcacatgcatgcattacacattaaagcagttcaagaagcatAAATAATTGTCGTAACTGTTTATGAAATTCTAGCAAATATTAATGATACCATGATAGCATGTATAGTGTTCAAATCCCTTTAACTCCAATGTCGACGagtttttttagatatatgaatGTATATATTTGGTTAGAAATTCTGTTCTGAATTGCAACACCTACATCCTGAATTGTGACACCCCGACACTTTCTGACAgagatggtaaaatactaaacatagccagaaatcttaaaatatctttttttctgatattcaaagaAACCATTTATGCTGTAGTATTCCCTAGAGGAGCAGTACAGTATATGGTCCACAGTTATGGCCGCAATGCGTATAAGACGTTGCTTCAGAATTACAGatgcaatatcttaaaaatgttcCGTGATATTTTTAGGACTTTTTCTTTCTATaattcatttccttacatactacttattccattccaaaaagttaatgttggaaTTATTGTGTTACGTGCACAATTCATATTTTTTCGGGGTGTgtgtgtcgggggggggggggggggggggagaagcATTCCCCAACATCCATTTTTGGCTGGATATGCCCCTTATGGCACATTTATCTTTTAGGTATCACATTGCGCTTATAGTTATATATGACAGTGCttcttatttacaaaatatgatcaaaagacttgcatttagctattttatgtgtatttactAAAGCAAATTACTCGATACAGACTTATTCCTTTAACGTGCTTATTAGTttttgaataacaaaaatattttgaaaaaaaaggaattatCTTTGGTTTACTCTGATAAAAATATGCTAACCCTTCAagttctgaataaaaaaaattctgaatttcATAGCAAGCGAAAAAAAAGGAATCCCAGGCCCTCAAAAGTTCAAATGGTTGGACCCCTTAGGACTAGCTATTTACCAAATAAATGCATCCATTCTACCCAACTATACAAATGAACACGTTTTCGACTTATGTATTTCTAAATTCTAGTGATTTTAATCTTTACTCAGATGTTTATTATTGTAGTCTTTGGGGTTAGGTGGTTTCGATTTATATGTGATTTCTATCAATTATTTGACGTTTTATATTATAATACTTTCttctaaataaattaaaaaaatatcagccATGACACGCTTGTCATTGCAGTGTAAACGACATCTTATGATAATGGATCATCACCTAAAACGTCACCTCAATATATTTATGCCCTCCGTACTTCTGTCTAATCTAATGTCGTCGCCTCATtcttaaattcattaaaatcaggTTTTAAGATGTTACCTctggtttgtttatttgtaaattgttccgtgttttttttttaaaaataaaccattccATTTCTATCACAATTACCACTATAATGATCAGTTTAATGCATTTTTGATTTAGAGTGTATATTTCCTTAATTGTTTTTTGCTGTTTGTATTCTCAGTATAGACCTGTATATACAAGCAGAACAGTATATACGTGATTTAGTCAAGTTAATTGTTATTTCTCGGCTTTGACATTATGCAAATTAGATTAGCAGATGTCCTTtactttatgtaaataaaattaacaaatacaatatgagccgcgccatgtgaaaaccaacaaagcgcgtttgcgaccagtatcgatccagaccagcctatgcagtctggtcaggattcatgctgttcgctttcaaagcctattacaattagagaaaccgttggcgaccatcatggattcagaccagcctgtgcggatggtcgcaaacacactatgttggttttctcatggcgcggctcattattaCATTTTCAGATATATGACTTAACAGCATGCATAATTTATGCGCCCCATGTGATATAACAAAATGATTATGGATTTTATCATGATAgtagtaataaaatatatttcattcacagTCCATGTCTGTTCCTATGAAAAGGTAGGATCTGAGTATCATTTATATTGTGATGTttaagattttttcaaatttgaaatcatTATTGAAATAAACCTAAACTGCCATTGCCAAATAAACCAAAATGTTCGGACTAACACAAAAATATTAGAAGCCAAACGGGCTATCAATAAATTTGCAAATTTCTGAAACCTAGATTAAATTTCCATGTTCTTTTAAGAGAATCAATGAACATGTAGCAAAAATATGTGAGCTGCTctaaaagaacatttaaaatacGAAATAAACCTCTGTCCTAGACATTAATCAATGTATGTATTGTTCAAAAACACACATTCGAAAAATagtattctaatatgaaaaataatgtcAAGTTTAATTTAGAAACGTAATATTGTAAtaagattttttatgtcaaaatgtaaataaaatcaagcTACTTTTcctcaaaatttaatttttttaacataaaaaccTTTTCCTAGACATAGCGCAATAGCCTAGATGGCCTGTCCAAAGAGGTTTACAAAATTTATCTTGCCTTTTCGTTAGACGAGGGGAAATTTCTATGATGCGTTTATTTGGTCGCAAGAattgtgttttcattttaaatgattgATGAAAAAGTTCTTGGACTGTATTCGCTTAACATTACATAATAAGTGATACTTACAGAATAATGCTCTTATCACTTTGAGCACATTGAACACAGTGCCTTCCAATGAGTAGTTTACACTGTGTTTACTTCTACTTAGCATAGACCAGTAAGTAGTTTTTTTTACTATGATTACTACTCACTGATCATAGCTCACTGCATAGTGTTCACTGTGAGCAATTCCACTAAGCATAGCTCACTGCATAGTGTTCAATGTGAGTACTTACCACTGCATAATGTTCACTGTGAGTACTACCCACTGAGTATAGCTCACTGCATAGTGTTCACTGTGAGTACTACCCACTGCATAGTGTTCACTGTGAGAACTACCCACTGCATAGTGTTCACTGTGAGTACTACCCACTGCATAGTGTTCACTGTGAGTATTATCCCCTGAGCATAGTGTAATCTGTGATTAATGTTCATGGAATGCCACTGAGTAGTGTTCTCTGTGTGTACTTTTCACTAAGCACatctcactgagtagtgttctcTGTGTGTACTTTTCATTAAGTACatctcactgagtagtgttctcTGTGTGCACTTTTCACTAAGCACatctcactgagtagtgttctctgtgtgtatttttcactaagtacatctcactgagtagtgttctcTGTGTGCACTTTTCACTAAGCACATCTCACTGATTAGTGTTCTctgtgtgtatttttcactaagtacatctcactgagtagtgttctcTGTGTGTACTTTTCACTAAGCACatctcactgagtagtgttctcTGTGTGTATTTTGCACTAAGTACATCTTACTGAGTAGTGTTTGCTGTGAGAATTTCGCACTGAGCATATCTGAGAGAGCAGTATTCACTGTGAGTACTTATCGTTGACCATATCTCACTGAATAGTGTTAAATGTGAGTTCTACTTACTGAATATAGCGCTCACTGTCTAGTGTTCATCGTGTGTACTTCTCACTCAGCAaagctcactgagtagtgttcaccgTTTGTACTTCTCACCGAGGAAAGGTCACTGAGTTTCACTGTGTGTACTTCTAATTGAACAaagctcactgagtagtgttcaccgTGTGTGCTTCTCACTTAGCAAATGGCACTGAGTAGCGTTTACCGTGTGTCTTCTCACTGAACAAAGCTCTCTTAGTAGTGTTCACCGTGTGTACTTCTCACTGACCAACGCTCACTTAGTAGTGTTCATCGTGTGTGCTTCTCACTGAGCAAAGCTCAATGAGTTTCACCGTGTGTAATTCTTACTGAGCAaagctcactgagtagtgttcaccgTATGTACTTCTCACTGAGTAAATGGTACTGAGTAGCGTTTACCGTGTGTGCTTTTCACTGAACAAAGCTCACTTAGTAGTGTTCACCGTGTGTACTTCTCACTGACCAACGCTCACTTAATAGTGTTCATCGTGTGTGCTTCTCACTGAACAAAGCTCACTGAGTTTCACCGTGTGTAATTCTTACTGAGCAaagctcactgagtagtgttcaccgTGTGTACTTCTCATTGACCAaagctcactgagtagtgttcatcGTGTGTGCTTCTCACTGAGCAAAGCTCACTGAGTTACACCGTGTATACTGCTCACAAAGCAAAACTCAATGAGTAGTGTTCACCGTGTTTGCTTCTAATTGAGCAAAGCTCACTGAGTTTCACCGTGTGTACTTCTCACTGAACAaagctcactgagtagtgttcactgtGTGTGCTTCTCACTTAGCAAAGCTCACTGAGTTTCACCATGTGTATTTCTGACTGAGCAATGCTCTAACACTGAGTAATGTTCACTGTGAGTTCCATTCTTTGAACATAACCTTCTGAGTAGTGTTCTCTGTTTGTACATCTCACTAAGCATATTTCAGTGAGTAGTGTTCACTGTGAGTACTACTCATTGACTATATCTCAGTTAGAAGAGTTCACTGTGAGTATACTCTCCACCGAGCACAGATCATAAAGTAGTGTTTTTTTAAGTACTACTTAATGAACATAGCTTACAATGCAGTGTTCGCTGTGACTAGTACTCAATGAATATAGCCCATTGAGTAGGGTTCACTGTATGTCCTGATCACTTAGCAAAGCTCACTGAGCAATGTTCTTTGTGTGTACTTTTCACTGAGTATAGCTCAGCAAAGTGTTTATATGGTGCTACGCACTGAGTATCGCTCATTGAGAAGTGCTCACTGAATATTGCTTTCACTGTGAGTACTACGCACTGACAATTGCTAACCTAGTATAGTTTTCGCTGTGTATACTTCTCAATGAGTAGTGTTTACTGTGAGTACTACGCACTGAGCATAGCTTACCAAGTAGTGTTCGCTGAACATTACTTCTACTGTAAGATCTACTCACTGAACATCGCTCACTGAGTAGTGTCCACTGAACATTTAACACAAAGTTCACTGTCTCTGAGTGAATTTTACGCTCTTACCATTGCTCATTGATTAGTGCTCACTGAACATTGCTTTCACTGTGAGTATCACTCACTGATCATCGCTCACTGAGAAGTGTCCACTGAACAATTTGTACAAAGTAGTGTTCAACTGCCTCTGAATACTACTCACTGACCA comes from the Mercenaria mercenaria strain notata chromosome 9, MADL_Memer_1, whole genome shotgun sequence genome and includes:
- the LOC123546282 gene encoding uncharacterized protein LOC123546282 is translated as MYMSRTHSITLCSGDNTHSEHYAVGSTHSEHYAVGSSHSEHYAVGSTHSEHYAVKHFDHMQNASVKYHHSDPNSTQNIYGNVTVVTAYFDLGTFRKGPPGQYFTRKLYFDWAKTFRYLNNSLVIYTDSEDFKIHMFKVRSESIKHTNIFLIERSSSWAFQNIDTIQKIFSAKSYPKHYPNTVVPAYACAQHAKFDMIERAAKFNIFGTKYYMWLDLGYFRNRKSENAFYLTKSKGFVDSKIAVNLVNSKLPLTSHPEDIIKKNLVLFGGGLVFGEKEHVTKFTAQFRRAVEHFLLKGLANTDQQVVYAMFSMDKRKSLKPEVELQIYRSPHENDWFYLGNTIIKEMFSLF